The window CATTTTTCTAAAAGATATTTCGGATATTAAGGTGGCTCGGCCCGGAGATAATATCGGGGTTGATGTCGGGGTTGACCTATGTGTCAACCCACAGAAGTACAACTCCAGAAAAAATATTAAGGGCAGACACATAGGTCCGCCCGAACAAGGAACAGTTACAGGAGAGCAACCAACATTGGGGACGATTGTTCAATGGTATAAAACCATGGTCACCAATGAATATATTAGAAAAGTGAAATCCCAAAATTGGGAACCATTTACCAAAAGATTATTCCAGCGCAATTATTATGAACATATTATTCGAAATGAAGATAGTTTGAATCGAATTCGTCATTACATTATGACCAATCCTGACCGATGGGAAAAAGATATTGAAAACCCAAAAAACATTTATGAAACAGGAAGAGTTGTTTCTCCTAAAGACTATTTTTTAGAAACCTATTACCAATCTATTGTTGAGAAAGATTAATTTAGATAATGAAAATCCTCGTATCTGATCCCATAACTGAGAGCGGTATGGCCGTCCTCACCGATGCTAATTTTGATGTAGTTCAATTGCCCGAAGGAACGCCGGAAGAAAAAGCAGAAGCCTGTAAAGATATCCATGGCTGGGTAATCCGTAGTGGCACAAAAATTACAGCTGAAATGATAGATGGCGCTGAGAACCTTCAAGTGATCGGCCGTGCCGGTGTAGGTGTGGATAACATTGACATTCCTGCCGCTACCCGCCGCGGTGTGGTTGTCATGAATACACCTGACGTAAATACCATTTCCGCCGCTGAACATACAGTGGCAATCATGCTCACCCTTTCGCGAAATATTTCCATCGGAGATAGTGGTATGAAAAATGGTGAATGGAACCGTAATGCCTTGGTTGGGACAGAACTCCGACATAAAACTTTGGGAATTGTGGGAATGGGTAAAATCGGCCGTGAGGTCATGACGCGCTGTCGTTCCTTCGGTATGAAAATTTTAGGATTCGATCCTTACATGAACCAGGACATGTTCAATCCTGAAGAAGTAACAATTGTTGATTTGGATGAATTGACAGCCAATTCAGATTATATCACCGTACATGTTCCTTTGACCGATTCCACCCGTGATTTGTTTGACTATGCCCGTTTGTCAGCTATGAAATCTACTGCACGTATCGTAAATGTGGCCCGAGGTGGTATCATCAATGAAGCAGGCTTAGCCAAAGCATTAGTTGATGGTAAAATCGCCGGGGCAGCCATTGACGTATTTACATCTGAACCTGTGGATGATTCCAATCCATTGGTTAATGCACCGAATATTGTATTAACGCCTCACCTTGGCGCATCCACAAAGGAAGCTAAAGAAGGGGTGAGTATGGCAGTATGTGAACAAGTGCGCGACTATTTACTCCATGAGAAATTGAACAATGCCTTAAATATGCCCATCTCTGACATGGCTAAACTGAAAGAGATTCAAATCAATTTGGATTTGGCGGAACTAATGGGCATCCTCCAGGGGCAGTTAAACCCGGGTGTGATTAAGCGTGTCCAGGTAGAATGTTCCGGTACTATGGACGAAGCAAAACCGGCCGCTTTAGCATTCTTAAAAGGATTATTGAAGAACCGAATTCCCGATCGTGTCAATTATATTAATGCTGAATCGCTGGCTGTGGAGTTGGGTATTAGTATTGAGCACAGTTTTACGAATGATAGTGGTTCTTATACCAATTTGATTCGAACGCGCGTAACCGGTGAATCTGAACCGACACGAATTGCAGGCAGTGTATTTGAAGGAAATCGAATACGCATGGTAAATATCCTTGGATACGAGATGGAAGTGACGCCTTACGGAACCATGCTTTTTGCACGGAACAAAGATGTACCGGGCGTTATTGGGAAGGTCGGTACAATGTTAGGCGAAGCAAAAGTTAACATTGGTGGATATCTTCTGAGCCGGGAAATGAATGACGGCGAAGCATTTGCCGTTGTGCGGGTAGATAATCCCGTTCCCGATTCTGTGCTTTCCCAAATAAGAGATTTACCAGAGATTATTTCAGTCCAACAACTTCATTGTTGATTGCTTTGAATGGATCATCCTTACAAAACGATTGAAATTGCAGGAGGTGGAATTGCGGGCCTTACAGCAGCAATTCAACTGAAGATGGCGGGACACAATCCTGTTGTTTACGAAAAAGAATCACAAATTGGCGCAGGCCGTCATGGTGATTTCGAAGGATTGGAAAATTGGATTTATCCCCAAAGTATGCCGGCCTTTTTAATTGAAGCAGGATTTGATTTTACGGAAATAAAGACTCACTCTGTCTCGCAGTTTTTCGTTCATACCCAAAACCGACCGCCCTTTTTAATTCAGAATAATTCACCGTTTTTTTATATGGTAAGGCGCGGAGCTAACCCCCATGATATTGATAACCAATTATTTCACCAATGCCAAAAAATGGGCGTTCAATTTGAGTTGGGGAAAAAAGCACCAGAGAATTGTCACATCAATGCCACCGGATCAAAAAAAGCGGCTGCTTATATTCAGGGTATTAATTTTCAAACTGAATTGAAAGATCAAGTCCATTTGCTTTTAGGGCACGAATATGCACCGAAAGGTTATGCTTATCTTATTATAATCGATGGTAAAGGGACATTGGCTACAGCCTATAAGAAACCAAAGAATTCAAATGTAAACCCCATTAATAATACGCGAGAATATTTTGATACAAAGGGTATTTCTATAAATGTTGGTGAGTCATTTGGAAGTCGAGGTAGTTTTTCATTACCATTTGGCCAGTGGAGAAATCCATATCAAATCGGTGAAGCAGGGGGTTTCCAGGATTATTTATTCGGTTTTGGTATTCGCATGTCCATGATGTCAGGTCGGGCAGCGGCATTATCCATTTTGGGGAAGAAAAAAGAAGCAAAAATTTTATTAAAAGAATTGAATCGGAAACGGCGCTTATCATTTGTGAATCGCATCCTGTATGAAAGGTTGAACGATCGGCAGATGGCTGAGTTTGCGAAAAAGTTTTCTGAATCTTCCGATCCATTATCTATATTGTCCGGTGCATATGCATGGAACTTTAAAAATATTTTGCGTTGGATAAACATCGGGCACCGATATGAAATACATCCTACTTAGAAGCATTCAAGTTTTTGCCATGATCATTTTAATCTCGGGACTCGTCTGGGGAATCCGTGATAATAATGTTATGCTAGAATTAAACGCACTTATTATTGGATCGGGTATATTTTATATCGTAAATATGTTGTTGAAAAAAGATTAATCATTCAAATTCCGATATCATTATAACGTGAAAGCGAGGGGATTATGTCAAAATTATGGACTGATTTAAAAGAAAACATGAAAGATTGGAGCAACGCCGCTATTGAAAAAGCGGAAGAGGTGAGCAAGGTTGCCGTTGCAAAAACAGAAGAGTTAACCAAGATTAGTAAAATAAAATTGGAAATTCATCAACTGGAGCGTAATCGACGCCGGGAACGGGAAGCGTTGGGAAAATTAGTATACGGTCAGGCCAAGAATGATAATATGGTGAATTTTACCGGGAATGCAGAATTCTTTACCCATGTGGAAAAGATAGAGAGTATTTCTGCTGTAATCACCGGTAAAAATAATGAAATTGAAAGAATTAAAGATGAGTACGATATACAGGATGTAATCGTTTCGGAAGCAGTCGATGTGGAGCCAGCCACTGTTGAATCATCTGAAGAAGGGGAAGTTGTATCAAAACCCGAGAATGAATAATTCAATTGCCTTCATCTACTTTCACTAGTCAAAAGAATGCCCCACTCAACTTTTCTAGGAAATAAAGGGCATTGCAACGTCTGCGTCACAGTACCCGATCCCATTTACTGAAAATATAGCTGAAATGATCAATTTGGCTGTTTCATGAACACTTTTGTAAATTCCACGATTAATAGAGGCGAATAAATCATGTTTCGTCATAAAAAAACCAATAAATATCATAACTATATCATTGTATCCGAACGTGATTCGGACGTACACCAGTACAACTTCTCCCGTCAGAGATTATTGACAATTGCGGGAATTGCTGTTGTGTTTGTATCCATCGGTCTCTTCCTTAGTGCCGATGCACTTACTGGTATACTTTATAAAGCAAAATTAAAAGATTTACGGGCCAACTACCACCAATTAACGGAAACACTTGTTACACTTCAAACACAATTAGAAGATGTTTCTGGAAAGATGGGTACTATTGAGAAAAAAGACCAAGCCATTCGGACGTATGCTGGTTTACCTCAGATTGATCAAGATGTCCGAAAGATGGGTGTTGGTGGTGCTGTCATCCGAAAAACCAATGTTAATGATATTGCTCCTGAGGTTACTTCCAGAATTTCAGAGATTGAAATGAATGTGGAAACATTATCACGAAAAGTAAAGCTTGAGTTAAAAAGTTATAATTCTTTATACAATAAAGTCCGGGATAATTCAGATAATTTAAAAATTATTCCTTCGATCCGCCCAGTTCAAGAGGGATATCTCGGATCCGGATTTGGATACAGGGAAGATCCATTTACTGATAAAGTGCGCTATCATTACGGACAAGATTTCGCTGTGAATACAGGTACCAAAGTATATACCCCGGCCCAAGGTAAAGTCCGTTTTGCTGGAAATCAAGGGGGCTATGGTAAAGTGATTAAGATCGACCATGGCAATGGTTATCGTACAATTTATGCCCATTTATCCAATATCAAGGTGAAACGTGGCCAAGAGTTGAAGCGCGGTGAATTGATTGCTACCTCGGGGAATACGGGTCGTTCAGCTGGCCCCCACCTCCATTATGAAGTTCACCAGTACGGTGCGCCACAAAATCCCATGGATTATTTTTTCTCGGGCCACTTGAAGTAAGCCTTTTTTCCTCTACACCTCTCTCAGTAATTTTCACGATCATCCCATGAGTAAATCTTACTTCATAGAAACATTCGGTTGCCAAATGAATGTGGCCGATTCTGAATTGGTATCAGGACTACTTACCCAAGAAGGTTATACGGAATCCAATGATATCCACAGCGCTGACGCTATTTTTGTAAATACCTGTGCAATCAGGGAA of the Candidatus Neomarinimicrobiota bacterium genome contains:
- a CDS encoding tRNA (N6-isopentenyl adenosine(37)-C2)-methylthiotransferase MiaB (catalyzes the formation of 2-methylthio-N6-(dimethylallyl)adenosine (ms(2)i(6)A) at position 37 in tRNAs that read codons beginning with uridine from N6-(dimethylallyl)adenosine (i(6)A)), with translation MSKSYFIETFGCQMNVADSELVSGLLTQEGYTESNDIHSADAIFVNTCAIRE
- a CDS encoding NAD(P)-binding protein; translated protein: MDHPYKTIEIAGGGIAGLTAAIQLKMAGHNPVVYEKESQIGAGRHGDFEGLENWIYPQSMPAFLIEAGFDFTEIKTHSVSQFFVHTQNRPPFLIQNNSPFFYMVRRGANPHDIDNQLFHQCQKMGVQFELGKKAPENCHINATGSKKAAAYIQGINFQTELKDQVHLLLGHEYAPKGYAYLIIIDGKGTLATAYKKPKNSNVNPINNTREYFDTKGISINVGESFGSRGSFSLPFGQWRNPYQIGEAGGFQDYLFGFGIRMSMMSGRAAALSILGKKKEAKILLKELNRKRRLSFVNRILYERLNDRQMAEFAKKFSESSDPLSILSGAYAWNFKNILRWINIGHRYEIHPT
- a CDS encoding phosphoglycerate dehydrogenase codes for the protein MKILVSDPITESGMAVLTDANFDVVQLPEGTPEEKAEACKDIHGWVIRSGTKITAEMIDGAENLQVIGRAGVGVDNIDIPAATRRGVVVMNTPDVNTISAAEHTVAIMLTLSRNISIGDSGMKNGEWNRNALVGTELRHKTLGIVGMGKIGREVMTRCRSFGMKILGFDPYMNQDMFNPEEVTIVDLDELTANSDYITVHVPLTDSTRDLFDYARLSAMKSTARIVNVARGGIINEAGLAKALVDGKIAGAAIDVFTSEPVDDSNPLVNAPNIVLTPHLGASTKEAKEGVSMAVCEQVRDYLLHEKLNNALNMPISDMAKLKEIQINLDLAELMGILQGQLNPGVIKRVQVECSGTMDEAKPAALAFLKGLLKNRIPDRVNYINAESLAVELGISIEHSFTNDSGSYTNLIRTRVTGESEPTRIAGSVFEGNRIRMVNILGYEMEVTPYGTMLFARNKDVPGVIGKVGTMLGEAKVNIGGYLLSREMNDGEAFAVVRVDNPVPDSVLSQIRDLPEIISVQQLHC
- a CDS encoding peptidoglycan DD-metalloendopeptidase family protein, coding for MFRHKKTNKYHNYIIVSERDSDVHQYNFSRQRLLTIAGIAVVFVSIGLFLSADALTGILYKAKLKDLRANYHQLTETLVTLQTQLEDVSGKMGTIEKKDQAIRTYAGLPQIDQDVRKMGVGGAVIRKTNVNDIAPEVTSRISEIEMNVETLSRKVKLELKSYNSLYNKVRDNSDNLKIIPSIRPVQEGYLGSGFGYREDPFTDKVRYHYGQDFAVNTGTKVYTPAQGKVRFAGNQGGYGKVIKIDHGNGYRTIYAHLSNIKVKRGQELKRGELIATSGNTGRSAGPHLHYEVHQYGAPQNPMDYFFSGHLK